One part of the Rhodococcus oxybenzonivorans genome encodes these proteins:
- a CDS encoding FAD-dependent monooxygenase, with protein sequence MTIKKTPAGTVAVLGNGPVGQTTALLLARWGIRAILLDARAERDPVGSKAICQQRDVLDVWDAVGVGRQLAEEGVTWECARTFHRGAELFAQTFVDRGRSAFPPFVNISQARTEQLLDEQIEATPLVDVRWGHCVSAVEQDGDGVTIACETPDGPAVVRADYSVVALGSRAGRIREQLGVTFEGRSFDDKFLICDIRADIPGWANERRFYFDPDWNPGRQVLIHPCPDSTFRIDWQVPGEYDLDEEVASGALDTRIRRIIGDTEYSIVWKSVYRFHSRVASRMRVGRVLLAGDAAHIVSPFGARGLNSGVADAENAAWKLAFVIHGWADEELLESYHGERHAAALENIAITTATMDFLVPQDESRSRNRRTILEAAVGDVRARALVDSGRLAEPFWYVDSTLTTTDPLRPFAGRPARGCVPDAGPGILIPDVPVQMPDRSAVRVREVARSGFLLLCGSAVDVTAVREVAADATTAPTRIHDIESVDGDGALTLALSPGPKEVWLIRPDAYVAAVVDGPDAAGLRAAIRRVTGCTA encoded by the coding sequence ATGACAATCAAGAAGACACCTGCCGGCACGGTCGCCGTGCTCGGCAACGGGCCCGTCGGCCAGACGACGGCGCTGTTGTTGGCGCGTTGGGGAATCCGCGCGATCCTGCTCGATGCGCGGGCCGAGCGGGACCCGGTCGGTTCCAAGGCGATCTGCCAGCAGCGTGACGTTCTCGATGTCTGGGACGCCGTCGGGGTGGGCCGCCAGCTCGCCGAGGAGGGTGTGACCTGGGAGTGCGCCCGGACTTTCCACCGCGGTGCGGAGCTGTTCGCGCAGACCTTCGTCGATCGGGGACGCTCGGCGTTCCCGCCGTTCGTCAACATCTCCCAGGCCCGGACGGAGCAGCTACTCGACGAACAGATCGAGGCCACCCCGCTCGTCGACGTGCGGTGGGGACACTGTGTGAGCGCGGTCGAGCAGGACGGTGACGGGGTGACCATTGCTTGCGAGACCCCGGACGGGCCTGCCGTGGTGCGCGCCGACTACAGCGTCGTGGCACTCGGTTCACGAGCCGGCCGGATTCGCGAGCAGCTCGGTGTCACGTTCGAGGGCCGCTCGTTCGACGACAAGTTTCTGATCTGCGACATCCGCGCGGACATCCCGGGGTGGGCCAACGAACGCCGGTTCTATTTCGATCCCGACTGGAACCCAGGCAGGCAGGTGCTGATCCACCCCTGCCCGGACTCCACGTTCCGGATCGACTGGCAGGTTCCCGGCGAGTACGACCTCGACGAGGAGGTGGCGTCGGGAGCCCTCGACACCCGGATCCGCCGCATCATCGGTGACACGGAGTACTCGATCGTGTGGAAGTCGGTCTACCGCTTCCATTCGCGGGTCGCAAGCCGAATGCGGGTGGGCCGGGTCCTCCTCGCGGGAGATGCCGCCCATATCGTGTCGCCGTTCGGTGCCCGGGGCCTCAATTCTGGGGTCGCCGATGCCGAGAACGCCGCATGGAAGCTCGCTTTCGTCATCCACGGCTGGGCCGACGAGGAACTGCTCGAGAGCTACCACGGCGAGCGGCACGCCGCCGCACTCGAGAACATCGCGATCACCACGGCCACGATGGACTTCCTCGTCCCTCAGGACGAGTCCCGGAGTCGGAATCGCCGCACGATCCTCGAAGCCGCGGTCGGCGATGTGCGGGCCCGCGCCCTGGTCGATTCGGGACGGTTGGCGGAGCCGTTCTGGTATGTCGACTCGACATTGACTACCACAGATCCGTTACGGCCCTTCGCGGGTCGGCCCGCGCGGGGATGTGTCCCCGACGCCGGCCCGGGAATCCTGATCCCCGATGTGCCCGTGCAGATGCCGGACCGGTCTGCTGTCCGGGTGCGTGAGGTTGCCCGGTCCGGTTTCCTCCTCTTGTGCGGCTCCGCCGTCGATGTCACTGCGGTGCGCGAAGTTGCCGCCGACGCGACCACCGCCCCGACTCGGATACACGACATCGAGAGTGTCGACGGTGACGGCGCGTTGACCCTGGCGTTGTCGCCAGGCCCGAAGGAGGTATGGCTGATCCGGCCGGATGCCTACGTTGCGGCGGTCGTCGACGGTCCGGACGCGGCGGGCTTGCGCGCGGCGATACGCCGGGTCACCGGGTGCACTGCCTGA
- a CDS encoding MarR family winged helix-turn-helix transcriptional regulator, with protein MTSTTPPADELDFLSFVDFAVKQTAAELPEIDPVSMRLVLALHRVTSALVYDLESSVHRPSGWSWPGFRVMFVLWLAGPCESKRVAQLSGMSRAAVSALVNTLERDGLLRKETSAADRRAVQLSLTDAGHDAIVSTYTIHNQREQQWANALTERERLTLIGLLEKLATGTAARSAARR; from the coding sequence ATGACCTCGACAACTCCGCCCGCCGACGAACTCGACTTTCTGTCCTTCGTCGATTTCGCCGTGAAGCAGACGGCCGCGGAACTGCCCGAGATCGACCCCGTCTCCATGCGCCTGGTCCTCGCTCTCCACCGGGTGACCAGCGCCCTGGTGTACGACCTCGAGTCGAGCGTGCACCGGCCCAGCGGGTGGAGCTGGCCCGGCTTCCGGGTGATGTTCGTGTTGTGGCTCGCCGGCCCCTGCGAGTCCAAACGGGTCGCCCAGTTGTCCGGCATGAGTCGCGCGGCCGTGTCCGCCCTGGTCAACACCCTCGAGCGGGACGGACTGCTGAGGAAGGAAACATCCGCCGCAGACCGGCGAGCGGTCCAGCTGAGCCTCACCGACGCCGGGCACGACGCGATCGTCAGCACCTACACCATCCACAACCAACGCGAGCAGCAGTGGGCGAATGCGCTCACCGAACGCGAGCGCCTCACACTCATCGGACTGCTGGAGAAGCTCGCCACGGGTACCGCCGCCCGGTCGGCTGCCCGGCGGTAA
- a CDS encoding hydantoinase B/oxoprolinase family protein, whose translation MTMQIPGAEVFSSRPVDPDALSRSLPPTLEVHTVTDEQIDNLDPLTYEVIRHRLWSVTDEMGEALKRMSGSPIVTDANDFDFAISDELGQEVQVGLYNTMLVGAVDLAIYWTLQHRATNPGITEGDMFLCNDPWVGGGLHQSDVIVYQPIFHEGKLFAWTSAICHEPDLGGSGLGSFDPAAKDVFSESLPTPPIKVVRDYELQRDVADAWVRRSRVPMLVGLDLRAKIGANTVGRNRLLAVIEQYGADTVKAVMKRMMADAESRLRGKLTSLPDGTWKATGYQDQSHTGDRGVHKITVAMTKTADHLTFDFTGTDPQTGVINCTYAGMRGGVMLALLPILAGDIPWSAGGLMRCFDLVAEEGTINNATFPAAVSRGPIGPAWLTGTLIAECLSQMLDRSVDLGTSVQAACCGTWDTAVIAGLDERPEQSVPFLNIMMEPMAGGYGARPTADGMDTGGLFCIPMGRIPDTEMTEFLYPLLTLWRREEPDSGGPGRHRGGVSASIAITPYGTSLPMGLVLASAGKAVAQNNGLAGGYPGNTGVEVLARGTDIVEQFAAGRIPGSLDDLGGGRELGACYAESYVAPGEVLYMHWQGGGGYGDPLLRDPAAVAADFREGKVTASGAETVYGVILGDGAVDEIRTSDRRDAMRTERRERSGCTPIDAPTLDLTGARRLDDNLAEVTIGDTRAIACAQCGRLLGDDKNNTSLDLARFEGPSSTAGPQVTSDPAEYVDTPVVFRQLCCPGCWTAIYSGIVPADHPDHALELARLLPAVTER comes from the coding sequence CATCGTCACCGATGCAAACGACTTCGACTTCGCCATCAGTGACGAGCTCGGCCAGGAAGTCCAGGTCGGCCTCTACAACACCATGCTCGTCGGCGCCGTCGACCTCGCCATCTACTGGACCCTGCAGCACCGCGCCACCAATCCGGGCATCACCGAAGGCGACATGTTCTTGTGCAACGACCCCTGGGTCGGGGGCGGCCTGCACCAGAGCGACGTGATCGTCTATCAGCCGATCTTCCACGAAGGCAAGCTGTTCGCCTGGACCAGTGCCATCTGCCACGAGCCCGATCTCGGCGGATCCGGCCTCGGGTCCTTCGACCCCGCAGCCAAGGATGTGTTCTCCGAGTCGCTGCCCACCCCGCCGATCAAGGTGGTCCGCGACTACGAACTGCAGCGCGACGTCGCCGATGCCTGGGTACGGCGCTCGCGGGTCCCGATGCTCGTCGGACTCGACCTGCGGGCGAAGATCGGCGCCAACACGGTCGGCCGCAATCGGCTTCTCGCCGTGATCGAGCAGTACGGTGCCGACACCGTCAAGGCCGTGATGAAGCGCATGATGGCCGATGCCGAGAGTCGGCTGCGGGGCAAGCTCACCTCACTGCCCGACGGAACCTGGAAGGCCACCGGCTACCAGGACCAGTCACACACCGGGGACCGCGGCGTCCACAAGATCACAGTCGCGATGACCAAGACCGCCGACCACCTCACTTTCGACTTCACCGGCACCGACCCCCAGACCGGCGTCATCAACTGCACCTACGCCGGCATGCGCGGCGGCGTCATGCTGGCTCTGCTGCCGATCCTCGCCGGCGACATTCCGTGGTCCGCGGGCGGGCTGATGCGCTGCTTCGACCTCGTCGCCGAGGAAGGGACGATCAACAACGCCACCTTCCCCGCCGCCGTCAGTCGCGGCCCGATCGGACCGGCGTGGCTCACCGGCACCCTGATCGCCGAATGCCTGTCCCAGATGCTCGACCGCTCCGTCGATCTCGGCACGAGTGTGCAGGCCGCCTGCTGCGGCACCTGGGACACCGCGGTGATCGCCGGTCTCGACGAGCGCCCCGAACAATCGGTACCGTTCCTCAACATCATGATGGAACCCATGGCGGGCGGATACGGTGCGCGCCCAACCGCCGACGGCATGGACACCGGTGGCCTGTTCTGCATCCCGATGGGCCGCATTCCGGACACCGAGATGACCGAGTTCCTCTATCCGCTACTCACCCTGTGGCGCCGCGAGGAACCCGATTCCGGCGGACCGGGACGTCACCGCGGCGGTGTCAGCGCCTCCATCGCCATCACCCCCTACGGCACCAGCCTGCCGATGGGCCTGGTCCTGGCATCCGCCGGCAAGGCCGTCGCCCAGAACAACGGACTCGCCGGCGGATACCCCGGAAATACCGGGGTCGAGGTGCTTGCCCGCGGCACCGACATCGTCGAGCAATTCGCGGCGGGCCGCATTCCGGGTTCGCTCGACGACCTCGGCGGCGGTCGTGAACTCGGAGCCTGCTACGCCGAGAGCTATGTCGCCCCCGGCGAGGTGCTGTACATGCACTGGCAGGGCGGCGGCGGATACGGCGACCCCTTGCTGCGCGACCCGGCCGCGGTGGCCGCCGACTTCCGCGAGGGCAAGGTCACCGCATCCGGTGCCGAGACCGTGTACGGCGTCATCCTCGGTGACGGCGCCGTCGACGAGATTCGAACCTCGGATCGGCGAGACGCGATGCGCACCGAGAGGCGAGAGCGCTCCGGTTGCACACCGATCGACGCCCCCACACTCGATCTGACCGGCGCTCGCCGACTCGACGACAACCTCGCCGAGGTCACCATCGGAGACACCCGCGCCATCGCCTGCGCCCAGTGCGGAAGACTTCTCGGAGACGACAAGAACAACACGTCGCTCGATCTGGCACGGTTCGAAGGTCCGTCGTCGACCGCCGGACCACAGGTCACGTCCGACCCGGCCGAGTACGTGGACACCCCGGTCGTATTCCGGCAGCTGTGCTGCCCGGGCTGCTGGACCGCCATCTACTCCGGCATCGTGCCTGCCGATCACCCGGACCACGCCCTCGAGCTGGCGCGGCTTCTGCCTGCCGTCACGGAGCGGTGA
- a CDS encoding MBL fold metallo-hydrolase: MATTSFASSADLGEKEQTLEVLADGVYALTAEGDPNIGAIEGEDFVVCFEALATPVAAQSWLTKLREHTDKPVRYLVLSHYHAVRVLGASAFDAETIIAHDNTLALIHERGKQDWESEFGRMPRLAKGADSVPGLTWPTMTFSDALSIDLGGDRGTLELQYHGRGHTEGDIVAWLPKHRILFAGDLVEAQAALYTGDAFHRDWSTGTLDGLAALNAEALVGGRGAVSRGRAGVDAAIGQTRHFIEVMLREVAAVQQRGGTLKEAFEATHAALHEQYGHWPIFEHCLPFDVSRVWDELSGIERPVIWTAERDREVWNQLQD, from the coding sequence ATGGCGACAACATCCTTCGCATCTTCGGCGGACCTGGGGGAGAAGGAGCAGACCCTCGAAGTGCTGGCGGACGGCGTCTATGCGCTGACCGCCGAGGGTGATCCGAACATCGGGGCGATCGAGGGCGAGGATTTCGTCGTCTGCTTCGAGGCGCTGGCCACTCCCGTGGCTGCGCAGAGCTGGCTGACGAAGCTGCGCGAGCACACCGACAAGCCGGTGCGGTACCTGGTGCTCTCGCACTACCACGCTGTTCGGGTGCTCGGGGCGTCTGCGTTCGACGCGGAGACCATCATCGCCCACGACAACACGTTGGCGCTGATCCATGAGCGCGGAAAGCAGGACTGGGAAAGCGAATTCGGCCGTATGCCGCGACTGGCCAAGGGAGCCGACTCCGTTCCCGGTCTCACCTGGCCCACCATGACCTTCTCCGACGCCCTGTCCATCGACCTCGGTGGTGACCGGGGCACGCTGGAGTTGCAGTACCACGGACGCGGCCACACCGAGGGGGACATCGTGGCGTGGTTGCCGAAGCACCGCATCCTCTTCGCCGGTGATCTCGTGGAGGCGCAGGCGGCGTTGTACACCGGCGACGCATTCCACCGTGACTGGTCGACCGGGACACTGGACGGGCTCGCGGCGCTGAACGCCGAGGCGCTCGTCGGTGGTCGCGGCGCGGTCTCACGCGGGCGCGCGGGGGTCGACGCCGCGATCGGGCAGACCCGGCACTTCATCGAGGTGATGCTGCGTGAGGTCGCCGCGGTGCAGCAGCGGGGCGGCACATTGAAGGAGGCTTTCGAGGCCACGCACGCCGCATTGCACGAGCAGTACGGGCACTGGCCGATCTTCGAGCACTGCCTGCCCTTCGACGTCTCCCGTGTGTGGGACGAGCTGTCGGGGATCGAACGTCCGGTCATCTGGACTGCCGAACGCGACCGTGAGGTGTGGAATCAGTTGCAGGACTGA
- a CDS encoding TetR/AcrR family transcriptional regulator, which yields MTREEAAPGRRPRGRGKSTTANQATVESAASRSNPRRELVEKQMMEQATRLFAEKGFASTTLQDIADATGLTRPALYHYVANKDELLSRLVSESTETPAALLHEINERPEVGPTEKLRQMATAIALHQAEGPDRFRLIIRSEAELPEEIASTYQQSRRHVLKEFIRVIEDGIRLGEMRPVDPRTAALGVIGMINWIAWWHQPGNAENDRAIAGQLADMAVRSLVQENPHPVTPEGPARAIALLRQDLDYLERLIDESATSD from the coding sequence ATGACACGCGAGGAAGCTGCACCCGGGCGCCGACCCCGTGGGCGGGGTAAGTCGACCACCGCAAATCAGGCCACGGTCGAGAGCGCAGCGAGCCGCAGCAACCCTCGTCGTGAGCTCGTGGAGAAGCAAATGATGGAGCAGGCTACTCGGCTGTTCGCCGAGAAAGGCTTCGCCAGCACGACGCTCCAGGACATCGCTGATGCGACCGGCCTCACCCGGCCCGCTCTCTACCACTACGTGGCCAACAAGGACGAGCTCCTTTCGCGTCTGGTCAGTGAGAGCACCGAGACGCCCGCCGCTCTCCTGCACGAGATCAACGAGCGTCCCGAAGTCGGTCCGACCGAGAAGCTTCGGCAAATGGCCACCGCCATCGCCCTGCACCAGGCGGAAGGTCCGGACAGATTCCGGCTGATCATCCGATCCGAAGCCGAACTTCCGGAGGAGATCGCGTCCACGTACCAGCAAAGCCGCCGGCACGTGCTCAAGGAGTTCATTCGAGTCATCGAAGACGGAATCCGACTCGGCGAGATGCGTCCTGTCGATCCCCGAACTGCCGCACTCGGTGTGATCGGCATGATCAACTGGATCGCGTGGTGGCACCAACCCGGGAATGCCGAGAACGACCGGGCTATCGCCGGCCAACTCGCCGACATGGCAGTACGTTCCCTGGTTCAGGAGAACCCACATCCCGTCACACCTGAAGGTCCCGCCCGCGCCATTGCGTTACTCCGCCAAGATCTCGACTATCTGGAGCGTCTCATCGACGAATCAGCGACGTCGGACTGA
- a CDS encoding FAD-dependent monooxygenase, translating into MNLERVAVLGGGPGGLYAARLLKRSHPDAEVTVYEQSPPDQTFGFGVGLASRTQRNLRDADPASLEAIVAAAHPHEMSMQVGDQIARLAHGDLLAIARTTLLHVLQQQAQNAGVRLHFGERRDATDLDADLIVAADGINSATRTQMADTLQPRIDTGAGLYLWCATNFALPSAIFIPVTTEHGTFVAHAYPYAPDRSTFLIETDEETWRRAGFDVSTDKTAPQDSDDFALQYLQDAFADTLQHHPLIGNRTRWMRFRTVSCERWHSGNVALLGDAAHTAHYSIGSGTKLAMEDAIALDRALTTAPTLEDALAEYERVRRPAVEYLQQIAHRSELWWESFPRRMNLPVEQLMIAYMTRAGKVSVSRFHESAPDLVRKGLASYANAPVDSVPSTAIADWIFEQPLDHDNDRFEHRIAAPELRESATTVVLDVDLDSAWDPEATALVASAPNARLLWLAGPPSRAAVLTRLDLAERLRHHTDALVVVEAPTSCREDIAAGLASARIDLAFVDEPASTPADPVLARFGASG; encoded by the coding sequence ATGAATCTCGAGCGAGTCGCAGTACTCGGCGGCGGGCCTGGTGGCCTCTACGCCGCGAGACTGCTCAAACGCAGCCACCCGGACGCCGAAGTGACGGTCTACGAACAGAGCCCCCCAGATCAGACATTCGGCTTCGGCGTCGGTCTCGCCTCGCGCACTCAGCGCAACCTCCGGGACGCCGACCCGGCGTCACTCGAGGCGATCGTGGCAGCGGCCCACCCCCACGAAATGTCGATGCAGGTCGGCGATCAGATCGCACGGCTGGCACACGGAGACCTTCTCGCCATCGCGCGCACCACCCTGCTCCACGTCCTCCAGCAGCAAGCGCAGAACGCCGGCGTGCGACTGCATTTCGGCGAACGACGCGACGCAACAGACCTCGACGCGGACCTGATCGTCGCTGCCGACGGAATCAACAGTGCCACTCGCACCCAGATGGCCGACACACTCCAGCCCCGCATCGACACCGGCGCCGGCCTGTATCTCTGGTGCGCAACAAATTTCGCGCTTCCCAGCGCCATCTTCATCCCCGTGACCACCGAACACGGAACCTTCGTCGCGCATGCCTATCCCTACGCCCCGGACCGCAGCACCTTCCTCATCGAGACCGACGAGGAAACGTGGCGGCGGGCAGGGTTCGACGTCTCCACCGACAAGACCGCACCGCAGGACAGTGACGACTTCGCGCTGCAGTACCTGCAGGATGCGTTCGCCGACACGCTCCAACATCACCCGCTCATCGGCAACCGCACCCGCTGGATGCGCTTTCGGACCGTCTCGTGCGAGCGCTGGCACAGCGGCAACGTTGCCCTTCTCGGCGACGCCGCCCACACCGCGCATTACTCCATCGGCTCGGGAACCAAGCTGGCGATGGAGGACGCCATCGCCCTCGACCGCGCACTCACCACGGCCCCGACCCTCGAAGACGCCCTCGCGGAGTACGAGCGGGTACGGCGTCCCGCCGTCGAATACCTTCAGCAGATCGCGCACCGTAGCGAACTCTGGTGGGAATCCTTCCCGCGACGCATGAACCTTCCCGTCGAACAGCTGATGATCGCCTACATGACCCGCGCCGGAAAGGTCAGCGTCAGCAGATTCCACGAGTCCGCACCCGACCTGGTTCGTAAGGGGCTGGCCAGCTACGCGAACGCACCCGTCGACTCTGTCCCCAGCACAGCCATCGCGGACTGGATTTTCGAGCAACCGCTCGACCACGACAACGACCGGTTCGAGCACCGGATCGCCGCGCCAGAGCTGCGTGAGTCGGCGACCACCGTCGTACTCGATGTCGATCTCGACTCAGCCTGGGATCCCGAAGCCACCGCCCTCGTCGCGTCCGCACCGAACGCGCGTCTTCTGTGGCTCGCCGGCCCCCCATCCCGGGCTGCCGTGCTCACGCGGCTCGATCTCGCCGAACGACTCCGCCACCACACCGATGCCCTGGTCGTCGTCGAAGCCCCCACCTCATGCCGCGAAGATATCGCCGCCGGTCTGGCCAGCGCGCGCATTGACCTTGCTTTCGTCGATGAGCCCGCATCGACACCGGCCGATCCCGTGTTGGCCAGGTTCGGGGCCTCGGGATGA
- a CDS encoding (2,3-dihydroxybenzoyl)adenylate synthase gives MTFSDWGGRLVPFPEDRADHYRASGAWSSDPTGQRLHEIATRFPDRSAVITAEREMSFIELDRRTDQIAAGLIRLGLQRLDPVIFQLTNRLETVLAWYGCVKAGLIPVATLAAHRMHEIGNISRKVGAVAHIVEASLPTFDLVGFAREHAADHPTIRHILTVAGAADGAEPRLEELGLDIPVASARTIVEQTEAQTDPLDVAAFQLSGGTTGVPKVIPRIHAEYWNNALLYARRLGWDEHSRVAHLIPIIHNAGITCGLHAAHSVGACLILATADASSAFELMARARATEVLIGHGHYQAVLSPEFDKARASLSRVVLSGAKVPLELFERVDDGAGHWAGQLFGMSEGLFTVTPPGAPTKARLTTVGTPVAADDEIRILEPGTENELGDGEVGELCCRGPYTIPGYFDAPDHNREAFTSDGFYRTGDLAAITIIDGERYLSIEGRIKDLINRGGEKINAEELELLLLAHPGVANAAVVAMPDPRLGERTCAYLVATDGEPLPLSDIQAHLAQLGVAKFKWPERLEWASSLPHTNVNKVDKKRLRAEIAAKVAAEAEMSHTVV, from the coding sequence GTGACATTCTCGGACTGGGGTGGGCGCCTGGTCCCGTTCCCGGAGGATCGGGCCGATCACTACCGCGCAAGCGGTGCGTGGAGTAGTGATCCCACCGGGCAGCGACTGCACGAGATCGCCACCCGCTTCCCGGACCGGTCGGCCGTGATCACCGCGGAACGGGAGATGAGCTTCATCGAACTCGACCGGCGCACCGACCAGATCGCGGCCGGGCTGATCCGGCTCGGTCTCCAGCGACTCGACCCGGTCATCTTCCAACTGACCAACCGACTGGAAACCGTCCTCGCCTGGTACGGCTGCGTCAAAGCCGGGCTGATTCCGGTGGCGACGTTGGCCGCGCACCGCATGCACGAAATCGGGAACATCAGTCGAAAGGTCGGTGCCGTTGCGCACATCGTCGAGGCGAGTCTGCCGACTTTCGATCTCGTCGGGTTCGCCCGCGAACATGCCGCCGACCATCCCACTATTCGCCATATCCTCACCGTCGCCGGTGCCGCCGACGGCGCCGAACCGAGACTCGAGGAACTGGGGCTGGACATCCCGGTCGCGTCGGCGCGAACGATCGTCGAGCAGACCGAGGCACAGACCGACCCACTCGACGTCGCAGCGTTCCAACTTTCCGGCGGCACCACCGGGGTCCCGAAGGTCATTCCACGCATTCACGCCGAATACTGGAACAACGCCCTGCTCTACGCGCGGCGACTCGGTTGGGACGAACACAGTCGTGTGGCACATCTGATTCCGATCATCCACAACGCCGGGATCACCTGTGGTTTGCACGCAGCGCACTCGGTCGGTGCCTGCCTGATCCTGGCCACTGCCGACGCCTCCTCGGCGTTCGAACTGATGGCACGGGCCCGGGCAACCGAGGTCCTGATCGGGCACGGTCACTACCAGGCCGTGCTGAGCCCGGAGTTCGACAAGGCCCGCGCATCACTGTCCCGCGTCGTACTGTCCGGTGCCAAGGTTCCACTCGAACTGTTCGAGCGTGTCGACGACGGTGCAGGCCACTGGGCCGGGCAGCTGTTCGGCATGTCCGAAGGCCTGTTCACGGTGACTCCGCCCGGTGCCCCCACCAAGGCGCGACTGACGACAGTGGGCACCCCGGTCGCCGCGGACGATGAAATCCGAATCCTCGAGCCCGGCACCGAGAACGAACTCGGCGACGGAGAGGTGGGAGAACTTTGTTGCCGAGGCCCGTACACGATCCCCGGCTACTTCGACGCCCCGGACCACAACCGGGAAGCCTTCACCTCCGACGGCTTCTACCGCACAGGGGACCTCGCCGCGATCACGATCATCGACGGTGAGCGGTACCTGTCGATCGAAGGCCGCATCAAAGATCTCATCAACCGTGGCGGGGAGAAGATCAACGCCGAAGAACTCGAACTGCTCCTGCTCGCACACCCCGGAGTCGCAAACGCGGCGGTCGTCGCCATGCCCGACCCGCGACTCGGGGAAAGAACCTGCGCGTACCTGGTGGCCACCGACGGAGAACCCCTGCCACTCAGCGATATTCAGGCCCATCTGGCGCAACTCGGTGTGGCCAAGTTCAAATGGCCCGAACGGCTCGAATGGGCCTCGTCGTTGCCGCACACGAACGTGAACAAGGTCGACAAGAAGCGATTGCGTGCCGAGATCGCAGCGAAAGTGGCCGCCGAGGCAGAAATGAGTCACACGGTCGTGTGA
- a CDS encoding aldehyde dehydrogenase family protein, translating to MSQFEDLLTKVGAPAGEGREMREPATGAVVGYAPVHTVDDLERAIASAGAAQPAWAALGHAERSAILHRAADRVESVAEGLAELLAREQGKPLNGPGGGARAEVGATIAWIRATADTPLEPQVVRDDAQGYSTLEYRPLGVVAAIGPWNFPMMVGIWQIAPALRMGNAVIVKPSEFTPLSALALVEVMNEVLPPSVLVALSGDREVGARLSEHPAIAKVMFTGSTPTGRAIVESSSRNLARLTLELGGNDAAIVLGDVDPVAVAQGLFWGAFVNTGQTCAAIKRLYVQEDAYDGIVDALAAVAASAPMGPSLDEASMLGPLQNKKQFDIVADLIDDAKAHGRRIVTGGIPATDLGELFYPITLVADMKDGDRLVDEEQFGPALPIIKFTDVDDAVASANRLDVGLGASVWSADLDAAAQVADRLDAGTVWINSHAVPHPAVPFGGVKGSGYGLEHGVEGLKAVAAPRVVNHPPKGQ from the coding sequence ATGTCCCAGTTCGAAGATCTGTTGACGAAGGTAGGCGCACCCGCCGGCGAGGGACGCGAGATGAGGGAGCCCGCGACAGGTGCGGTCGTCGGGTACGCGCCCGTGCACACCGTCGACGATCTCGAACGTGCGATCGCCTCGGCGGGGGCCGCGCAGCCGGCATGGGCAGCACTGGGCCACGCCGAGCGCTCGGCGATCCTGCACCGCGCGGCCGACCGGGTCGAGTCGGTGGCCGAGGGCCTGGCCGAACTGCTCGCCCGCGAGCAGGGCAAGCCGCTGAACGGTCCGGGCGGTGGCGCTCGCGCGGAGGTCGGCGCGACGATCGCCTGGATTCGTGCTACTGCGGACACCCCGCTCGAACCCCAGGTCGTGCGCGACGACGCACAGGGCTACTCCACGCTCGAGTACCGCCCCCTCGGCGTGGTCGCGGCGATCGGACCGTGGAACTTCCCGATGATGGTGGGCATCTGGCAGATCGCACCGGCTCTGCGGATGGGCAACGCCGTGATCGTCAAGCCATCTGAGTTCACCCCGCTCAGCGCGCTCGCCCTGGTCGAGGTGATGAATGAGGTACTACCCCCGTCCGTGCTGGTCGCGCTCTCCGGTGACCGCGAGGTCGGGGCACGGTTGTCGGAACACCCGGCGATCGCGAAGGTCATGTTCACCGGTTCCACCCCGACCGGCCGGGCCATCGTCGAGAGTTCGTCCCGCAACCTGGCCCGGCTGACACTCGAACTCGGTGGCAACGACGCCGCGATCGTGCTCGGCGACGTCGACCCGGTCGCCGTCGCCCAGGGACTTTTCTGGGGTGCGTTCGTGAACACCGGCCAGACCTGTGCAGCGATCAAGCGCCTGTACGTGCAGGAGGATGCGTACGACGGCATCGTCGACGCGCTTGCCGCGGTCGCGGCGTCGGCGCCCATGGGTCCAAGCCTCGACGAGGCCAGCATGCTCGGCCCTTTACAGAACAAGAAGCAGTTCGACATCGTCGCCGACCTGATCGACGACGCAAAGGCACACGGCCGACGCATCGTGACCGGCGGCATTCCGGCGACCGATCTCGGCGAGTTGTTCTACCCGATCACCCTGGTCGCCGACATGAAAGACGGCGATCGACTGGTCGACGAGGAACAATTCGGCCCTGCCCTGCCGATCATCAAGTTCACCGACGTCGACGACGCCGTCGCGAGCGCGAACCGGCTCGACGTTGGCCTGGGCGCGTCCGTGTGGTCGGCCGACCTCGACGCCGCGGCGCAAGTCGCGGATCGTCTCGACGCCGGCACCGTGTGGATCAACTCCCACGCCGTTCCGCATCCGGCCGTCCCGTTCGGCGGAGTAAAAGGCTCCGGCTACGGACTCGAGCACGGGGTCGAGGGTCTGAAGGCCGTCGCAGCACCCCGCGTGGTCAACCATCCACCGAAAGGGCAGTGA